Proteins encoded together in one Meles meles chromosome 7, mMelMel3.1 paternal haplotype, whole genome shotgun sequence window:
- the LOC123947548 gene encoding LOW QUALITY PROTEIN: regulator of nonsense transcripts 3B-like (The sequence of the model RefSeq protein was modified relative to this genomic sequence to represent the inferred CDS: inserted 2 bases in 2 codons) — MKEEKEHRPKEKRVTLLTPPGATGSGGGASGDTTKGEDKQDRNKEKKEALSKVVIRRLPPTLTKEQLQEHLQPMPEHDYFEFFSNDTSLYPHMYARAYINFKNQEDIILFRDRFDGYVFLDNKGQEYPAIVEFAPFQKAAKKKTKKRDTKVGTIDDDPEYRKFLESYAADNEKMTSTPETLLEEIEAKNRELIAKKTTPLLSFLKNKQRMREEKREERRRREXRKRQREEERRKWKEEEKRKRKDIEKLKKIDRVPERDKLKDEPKIKLLKKPEKGDEKELDKREKXKKLDKENLNDERASGQSCTLPKCSGGEPKDEKPKRPEEESVRDYRERERDYERDQERILRERERLKRQEEERRRQKERYEKEKAFKRKEEELKKEKEAVRDKGKKTESTESVSSSEKTEKKEEVVKRDRIRNKDRPAMQPYQPGARSRNRLCPPDDSTKSGDSAVEKKQESGISHRKEGGEE; from the exons atgaaggaggaaaaggagcatAGGCCTAAAGAGAAGCGAGTAACCCTGTTGACTCCCCCGGGGGCCACAGGCAGCGGCGGTGGGGCTTCGGGCGACACCACCAAAGGGGAAGATAAGCAGGATCGAaataaggagaagaaagaggcgCTGAGCAAGGTGGTAATTCGGAGATTACCTCCCACTTTGACCAAGGAGCAACTTCAGGAACATCTTCAGCCTATGCCAGAGCAtgattattttgagtttttttctaaTGATACTAGTCTGTATCCTCATATGTATGCCAGAGCATACATCAACTTTAAAAACCAAGAGGACATTATTTTGTTCAGGGATCGCTTTGATGGTTATGTATTCCTTGACAATAAAGGTCAGGAATATCCTGCTATAGTAGAATTTGCACCTTTTCAAAAAGCTGCAAAAAAGAAGACTAAGAAAAGAGATACCAAAGTTGGGACTATCGATGATGATCCAGAATATAGAAAATTTTTGGAGAGTTATGCTGCAGATAATGAGAAAATGACATCTACTCCAGAGACACTGCTagaggaaatagaagcaaaaaatAGAGAATTAATAGCTAAAAAGACAACCCCACTTTTGAGCTTCCTGAAAAACAagcagagaatgagagaagaaaaaagagaagaaagaaggaggcgag ataggaaaagacaaagggaagaagagaggaggaaatggaaagaagaagaaaaacgaaAAAGGAAAGATATAGAAAAGCTGAAGAAGATAGACAGAGTTCCAGAAAGGGACAAATTAAAGGACGAACCAAAGATTAAGCTActcaagaagccagaaaaaggagatgaaaaagaaTTAGATAAAAGAGAAA CCAAGAAACTGGACAAAGAGAATCTGAATGATGAAAGAGCCAGTGGGCAGAGTTGTACACTGCCCAAGTGCTCTGGTGGTGAACCTAAAGATGAAAAGCCTAAGAGGCCTGAAGAGGAGAGTGTCCGAGACTACAGGGAGCGGGAGCGGGACTATGAGCGAGACCAAGAGCGCATCctgcgggagagggagaggctgaagCGGCAGGAAGAGGAGCGCCGCAGGCAGAAGGAGCGCTATGAGAAGGAGAAggcttttaaaagaaaggaagaagaattgaaaaaagagaaagaagccgTTCGGGATAAAGGAAAGAAGACTGAAAGCACAGAATCAGTAAGCAGCtcagaaaaaactgaaaaaaaagaggaagtggtTAAGAGAGATCGCATAAGAAACAAGGATCGCCCAGCAATGCAGCCTTACCAGCCAGGAGCTCGAAGCCGAAATCGACTCTGTCCGCCTGATGACAGCACCAAGTCTGGAGATTCAGCAGtagaaaaaaagcaggaaagtgGTATTAGCcatagaaaagaaggaggagaggagtga